From the genome of Geoglobus ahangari, one region includes:
- a CDS encoding dihydrolipoyl dehydrogenase, which yields MNEYDAIVIGTGSAMIIAGRILSENPEARVAVVDKDDAGGICLTRGCIPSKLVISPAEILYDLEKMRDFIDAKVRGVNFGRVMRRMREKVDRESRMIEESLRRSENINYFKDVAEFVDRYTLKVRGKEIKSDRIFIGSGSRPLVPGIKGLREAGYLTSDTILRLEEMPESMVIIGGGYIAVEYGNFFARAGCDVRIVEMMPRILSNEEPEVSEVVQRELERHAEIYTSHRVVEVRRDGEVRRVVAQGESGKVEVEGEVVLVAVGREPNSDVLRPERGGVETDERGWIKVNSHLETSVKGVYAIGDANGKHMFRHVANREAVIAYENAFRNAGIEMDYSAMPHAIFTQPEVGSVGLREDEAVERFGKGNVLIGYEELRSTGKGLAMNADGFAKVIVHRDGRILGAHIVGKSASILVQEVATLMAIGASYHAALHALHIHPALSEVVSWAFGNLMSVEEYRKFISRNT from the coding sequence ATGAACGAATATGATGCGATAGTCATAGGCACAGGCTCGGCGATGATCATCGCGGGCAGGATTCTGTCAGAGAACCCCGAGGCGAGGGTTGCGGTTGTTGACAAGGACGATGCCGGCGGCATATGCCTCACGAGAGGCTGTATCCCGTCCAAGCTCGTTATATCTCCAGCAGAGATTCTCTACGATCTGGAGAAGATGAGGGACTTCATAGACGCTAAAGTAAGGGGAGTGAACTTCGGGAGGGTCATGAGGAGGATGCGGGAGAAAGTGGACAGGGAGTCGAGGATGATAGAGGAGTCTCTCAGGAGGAGCGAGAACATCAACTACTTCAAGGATGTTGCAGAATTCGTGGACAGGTACACCCTGAAGGTTAGAGGCAAAGAAATTAAGTCGGACAGGATATTCATCGGCTCCGGTTCGAGGCCGCTGGTTCCGGGCATAAAGGGGCTCAGAGAGGCAGGCTACCTGACGAGCGACACGATCCTCAGGCTCGAGGAGATGCCGGAGAGCATGGTGATAATTGGCGGAGGATACATAGCCGTCGAGTACGGAAACTTCTTCGCAAGGGCAGGGTGTGACGTCAGGATAGTCGAGATGATGCCCAGAATCCTCAGCAACGAGGAGCCAGAGGTGTCGGAAGTCGTGCAGAGAGAGCTTGAAAGGCACGCGGAGATCTACACCTCCCACAGAGTCGTGGAGGTTCGGAGAGATGGGGAGGTCAGGAGGGTCGTGGCTCAGGGAGAGAGCGGAAAGGTCGAGGTGGAGGGAGAGGTCGTTCTCGTTGCTGTCGGAAGGGAGCCGAACTCGGACGTCCTGAGGCCGGAGAGAGGAGGGGTGGAGACGGACGAGAGAGGGTGGATCAAGGTCAACAGCCACCTCGAGACCAGCGTGAAGGGGGTTTACGCAATAGGTGATGCCAACGGAAAGCACATGTTCAGACACGTGGCCAACAGAGAAGCGGTTATAGCCTACGAGAACGCCTTCAGGAACGCGGGAATAGAGATGGACTACTCAGCTATGCCCCATGCTATTTTCACCCAGCCGGAGGTTGGCAGCGTCGGGCTGAGAGAAGATGAAGCGGTTGAGAGGTTCGGGAAGGGCAACGTGCTGATTGGATACGAGGAGCTCAGGTCAACGGGCAAGGGGCTGGCGATGAATGCCGACGGGTTTGCGAAGGTGATCGTGCACAGGGACGGAAGGATTCTCGGAGCACACATAGTCGGAAAGTCGGCATCCATTCTCGTTCAGGAGGTTGCGACGCTCATGGCAATTGGAGCGAGCTATCACGCGGCACTCCACGCACTCCACATCCACCCCGCGCTGAGCGAGGTTGTGAGCTGGGCGTTCGGGAACCTGATGAGCGTCGAGGAGTACCGCAAATTCATTTCCCGTAACACCTGA
- a CDS encoding chorismate pyruvate-lyase family protein, whose protein sequence is MNPILRILEKTDGSVTTIIEALTGERAEIRTIEQRVIEADRHQASVLGISEGEEVNYRVVEIVSGGKLFAIATSVTPLKRLDERFREDLMRADMPIGKIIRKHRLEVRREILWSRIENRERLGKCLVRNYNIIHRGEVLINITEVFPVEVYEQFRW, encoded by the coding sequence TTGAACCCGATACTCAGGATACTCGAAAAGACGGACGGGAGTGTGACCACGATAATAGAGGCGCTCACGGGTGAGAGGGCCGAGATCAGAACCATAGAGCAGAGGGTGATTGAGGCAGATAGGCATCAAGCGAGCGTCCTCGGGATTTCCGAGGGTGAGGAGGTCAACTACCGGGTTGTGGAGATCGTGTCCGGCGGAAAGCTTTTCGCGATCGCCACGTCGGTGACGCCGCTCAAAAGGCTTGACGAGAGGTTCAGAGAGGATCTTATGAGAGCGGACATGCCCATAGGCAAGATAATCAGAAAGCACAGGCTCGAGGTGAGGAGGGAGATACTCTGGAGCAGGATCGAGAATCGCGAAAGGCTCGGAAAATGTCTGGTGAGGAACTACAACATAATTCACAGGGGGGAGGTTTTAATAAACATAACCGAGGTCTTCCCGGTTGAGGTTTACGAGCAGTTCAGGTGGTGA
- a CDS encoding redox-regulated ATPase YchF translates to MIEIGLAGKPNAGKSTFFKAATMADAEIANYPFTTIEPNVGVAHVRVDCVCKELNVYPCGNCVDGVRFIPVKLIDIAGLVPDAHKGRGLGNEFLDDLRQADAIIHVVDASGSTDEEGNEIGVGQRDPLDDVRFLENELVMWLFGILKKNWDKIVRRIQMEKRDPARYIAEQLAGLGFDEVMVRESLRDAGKQYSEFDDDALKEFAERLMERRFRILIAGNKADKAPEENLKKLKEIGAITCSAIFELTLRTASKNGFIKYLPGDEDFEIVKELNEKQRKALEMIKEFMKKNGGTGIQEAINRIVFEKLGYIVVYPVEDENKFTDSKGNVLPDAMLVKKGTTARELAYKIHTEIGEKYIYAIDARKKIRISEDYELKNNDVIKIVSSA, encoded by the coding sequence ATGATAGAGATAGGTCTGGCCGGGAAGCCCAACGCCGGAAAGTCGACGTTTTTCAAGGCCGCCACAATGGCTGATGCGGAGATTGCCAATTACCCCTTCACGACCATCGAGCCAAACGTCGGAGTGGCGCACGTGAGGGTTGACTGCGTCTGCAAGGAGCTGAACGTCTATCCATGCGGCAACTGCGTTGACGGTGTGAGGTTCATTCCCGTCAAGCTGATAGACATAGCTGGGCTCGTTCCGGATGCTCATAAAGGCAGAGGCCTCGGAAACGAGTTCCTCGATGATTTGAGGCAGGCAGATGCGATAATCCACGTTGTTGATGCCTCGGGCTCCACAGACGAGGAGGGGAACGAGATCGGAGTGGGACAGCGTGATCCACTCGATGACGTCAGGTTCCTCGAGAACGAGCTTGTGATGTGGCTGTTCGGCATCCTGAAGAAGAACTGGGACAAGATTGTCAGAAGGATACAGATGGAGAAGAGGGATCCGGCCAGATACATAGCCGAGCAGCTCGCGGGCCTCGGGTTTGACGAAGTGATGGTGAGGGAGTCTCTGAGAGACGCTGGAAAGCAGTACAGCGAGTTTGATGATGATGCGCTGAAGGAGTTCGCTGAAAGGCTCATGGAGAGGAGGTTCAGGATCCTGATAGCCGGAAACAAGGCGGACAAGGCGCCTGAAGAGAACCTGAAGAAGCTCAAGGAGATCGGAGCGATTACATGCTCGGCAATCTTCGAGCTAACGCTCAGAACCGCGAGCAAGAACGGGTTCATAAAATATTTGCCAGGAGACGAGGACTTCGAGATAGTGAAGGAGCTGAACGAGAAGCAGAGAAAGGCGCTGGAGATGATCAAGGAGTTCATGAAGAAGAACGGCGGAACGGGGATTCAGGAGGCCATAAACAGGATAGTGTTCGAGAAGCTCGGGTACATCGTCGTCTATCCTGTCGAGGACGAGAACAAGTTCACCGACAGCAAAGGGAACGTCCTGCCTGACGCGATGCTCGTAAAGAAGGGAACGACGGCGAGGGAGCTCGCATACAAAATACACACGGAGATCGGTGAGAAGTACATCTACGCGATTGACGCGAGGAAGAAGATAAGGATCTCTGAAGATTACGAGCTGAAAAACAACGACGTGATAAAGATAGTTTCGAGCGCTTAG
- a CDS encoding DUF2299 domain-containing protein, giving the protein MNFKEMVRNWLMDEGFFKKEVEDENADFHFIIEVSPGSGQVIDVIAPKGRDLLLVASGIKLSDEHYAKVMGLSEKEREKLMWEIRFDLLFLATEFQIVPDAMNPQLFQFTRKLYPEDLTRQVLMDAISEVHKCKLYVVWKMRQKFDRMSGGEEVMYR; this is encoded by the coding sequence GTGAATTTTAAAGAAATGGTCAGGAACTGGCTGATGGATGAGGGGTTCTTCAAGAAGGAGGTGGAGGACGAGAACGCTGACTTCCACTTCATAATAGAGGTTTCTCCCGGGTCAGGTCAGGTTATAGACGTCATAGCTCCGAAGGGGAGGGATCTGCTTCTTGTTGCGAGCGGGATAAAGCTGAGTGATGAACACTACGCCAAGGTCATGGGGCTCTCGGAGAAGGAGAGGGAGAAGCTGATGTGGGAGATCCGCTTCGACCTCCTCTTTCTGGCAACAGAGTTCCAGATCGTGCCGGATGCCATGAACCCGCAGCTGTTCCAGTTCACGAGGAAGCTGTACCCGGAGGATCTGACCAGACAGGTGCTCATGGACGCGATTTCTGAAGTTCACAAGTGCAAGCTCTACGTGGTCTGGAAGATGAGGCAGAAATTCGACAGGATGAGTGGCGGAGAGGAGGTAATGTACAGGTAG
- a CDS encoding polymer-forming cytoskeletal protein, which produces MMLESLVIPEGTKFDETMIVHEGDVIVGNNSTVGFGIRARKVIIGDRATVEGDVIGQEVRIDSWAKIKGNVTCFGDTYIGEFASISGKLTVHGDLEIGRNVRIDKGFEATGLITIQNPLPVIMFLFIYIMELLRLGRLDELEELFSEEFENPLVIPDDSKVSIERIQTSKNAVIKNSRVLGNLRARDVLVEGTELYGSVRGRDVVINSSKIHGAVEGRRVYIVSGSSVFGSINAEEVHMENGCVVEGSIVGRKGVWIRDRVEFELEGEQEDDGVGEEEIQKDVPEHIPGD; this is translated from the coding sequence ATGATGCTCGAGAGCCTCGTAATACCAGAGGGCACGAAGTTCGACGAGACGATGATCGTCCACGAAGGGGACGTGATCGTGGGAAACAACTCCACCGTCGGATTCGGAATCAGGGCGAGGAAGGTCATCATCGGCGACAGGGCAACGGTTGAGGGAGACGTTATAGGCCAGGAGGTGAGGATAGACTCCTGGGCCAAGATAAAGGGGAACGTCACCTGCTTCGGAGACACATACATAGGCGAGTTCGCGTCCATAAGCGGGAAGCTTACAGTCCATGGAGACCTCGAGATTGGGAGAAATGTCAGGATAGATAAGGGGTTTGAGGCCACGGGCCTGATAACAATCCAGAACCCCCTGCCCGTGATAATGTTCCTGTTCATCTACATCATGGAGCTCCTCAGGCTTGGCAGGCTCGACGAGCTTGAGGAGTTGTTCAGTGAGGAGTTCGAGAACCCTCTCGTGATTCCGGACGACTCCAAGGTGTCCATAGAGAGAATTCAGACGTCCAAGAACGCGGTGATAAAGAACAGCAGAGTGCTGGGCAACCTGAGGGCGAGGGACGTGCTTGTTGAGGGCACCGAGCTCTACGGGAGCGTGAGGGGAAGGGATGTGGTCATAAACTCCAGCAAGATTCACGGTGCAGTTGAGGGCAGGAGGGTGTACATCGTCAGCGGTAGCAGCGTTTTCGGGAGCATAAACGCTGAAGAGGTGCACATGGAGAACGGGTGCGTGGTGGAGGGCAGCATAGTCGGAAGGAAGGGTGTTTGGATAAGGGACAGGGTCGAGTTCGAGCTCGAGGGTGAGCAGGAAGATGATGGAGTGGGAGAAGAAGAGATTCAGAAAGATGTTCCCGAACATATACCGGGAGATTGA
- a CDS encoding AMP-binding protein, protein MLGVEGKLITEIKPEEINRFWTKHYDDGVPENVEIPEIPLYELLDRTAKRLPDKIAIDFLGKRLKYGKLKELSDRVAGFLKSLGVGKGSRVVIDMPNTPHYVIAYYGILKTGATVVQANPLYTERELRHIAENSEARIFFAVENAFPKVYQLKKEGLVDRIIVCRIEDYLPFPLNFLYKFKKEKVEIPEEDGILFWNDFLKAEPISSPEKVNPKEDVAVFQYTGGTTGLPKAAMLTHYNLVANTYQIIPWLPGFSEKDVVSGILPYFHVYGMTTSMNMPIAVGAKMVMLPDPRDIKRILNAIEKHRITLFFGVPTLFNAINTHPDTPKKDLTSIRACISGSAPLPLEVKREFERITGGKLVEGYGLSESSPVTHVNPIYGENREGSIGLPIPNTYAVVIDEEGKILPVGEVGELAIYGPQVMKGYYKMEEETKKTLVNGWLLTGDMAKMDEDGYFYIVDRKKDVIIAGGYNIYPREVEEVLYEHPAVLECAVIGVPDKYRGETVKAFIVLKEEYKGKVDEKEIEKFCRERLAAYKVPRLIEFVDELPKSAVGKILRRVLREKEVGK, encoded by the coding sequence ATGCTTGGAGTTGAGGGTAAGCTTATCACGGAAATAAAGCCAGAGGAGATCAACAGGTTCTGGACGAAGCACTACGACGACGGCGTACCAGAGAACGTGGAGATCCCAGAGATCCCGCTCTACGAGCTTCTCGACAGGACTGCAAAAAGGCTGCCGGACAAGATAGCCATAGACTTTCTCGGCAAGAGGTTGAAGTATGGGAAGCTGAAGGAGCTCTCTGACAGGGTGGCGGGATTCCTGAAGAGCCTCGGAGTCGGAAAGGGGTCGAGGGTAGTCATAGACATGCCAAACACGCCCCACTACGTCATAGCCTACTACGGAATACTCAAGACTGGCGCAACAGTGGTTCAGGCCAACCCGCTCTACACTGAAAGAGAATTGAGGCACATAGCGGAGAACAGCGAGGCGAGGATATTCTTTGCAGTAGAGAACGCGTTTCCGAAGGTGTACCAGCTCAAGAAGGAGGGGCTTGTAGACAGGATCATCGTATGCAGGATTGAGGACTACCTCCCGTTCCCCCTGAACTTCCTGTACAAGTTCAAGAAGGAGAAGGTCGAGATTCCCGAGGAGGACGGGATACTGTTCTGGAACGACTTTTTGAAGGCCGAGCCGATATCAAGCCCCGAGAAGGTCAACCCGAAGGAGGATGTGGCGGTGTTCCAGTACACCGGCGGAACCACAGGACTGCCAAAGGCCGCGATGCTCACCCACTACAACCTCGTTGCCAACACCTACCAGATAATCCCGTGGCTTCCCGGATTCAGCGAGAAGGACGTTGTGAGCGGAATTCTGCCATACTTCCACGTTTACGGCATGACGACGAGCATGAACATGCCAATCGCTGTGGGAGCAAAGATGGTCATGCTTCCAGACCCGAGAGACATCAAGAGGATCCTGAACGCTATCGAGAAGCACCGCATAACCCTATTCTTCGGCGTCCCAACACTCTTTAATGCAATAAACACGCACCCCGACACGCCTAAGAAGGATCTGACGAGCATAAGGGCATGCATCTCAGGCTCAGCCCCTCTCCCGCTCGAGGTGAAGAGGGAGTTCGAGAGGATAACGGGCGGAAAGCTCGTCGAGGGCTACGGTTTGAGCGAGTCCTCTCCCGTCACCCACGTCAATCCGATATACGGGGAGAACAGGGAGGGAAGCATCGGACTGCCGATACCGAACACGTATGCTGTGGTCATAGACGAGGAGGGCAAGATCCTCCCGGTTGGAGAAGTGGGAGAGCTTGCAATTTACGGCCCGCAGGTGATGAAGGGGTACTACAAGATGGAGGAGGAGACGAAGAAGACACTCGTGAACGGGTGGCTTCTCACAGGAGACATGGCGAAGATGGATGAGGATGGGTACTTCTACATAGTGGACAGGAAGAAGGATGTGATAATTGCGGGTGGGTACAACATCTATCCGAGGGAGGTTGAGGAGGTTCTGTATGAGCATCCTGCTGTGCTGGAGTGCGCGGTGATTGGTGTCCCTGACAAGTACAGAGGGGAGACGGTCAAGGCGTTCATCGTGCTGAAGGAGGAGTATAAAGGCAAGGTGGACGAGAAGGAGATCGAGAAGTTCTGCAGGGAGAGGCTTGCTGCCTACAAGGTGCCGAGGCTGATAGAGTTTGTGGATGAGCTGCCCAAATCTGCTGTGGGGAAGATACTGAGGAGGGTGCTGAGGGAGAAGGAGGTCGGGAAGTAA
- a CDS encoding 2,3-bisphosphoglycerate-independent phosphoglycerate mutase: MKVLMLIVDGMADRSVGGRTPLDSARTPNLDFLARKGINGIMDTIAPGIRPGSDTAHLSILGYDPFRYYTGRGPIEACGAGIEVRPGDIAFRVNFGTVEGTGSVFDKVVVDRRAGRIQDKQVLVDAVNREVKIEGVEFVLGNASGHRAALVFRGENLSDRITDSDPKKIGEKVKRVKALDSEAEFTARVVNEFIEKSHEVLDSHPFNEERAKKGLLKANVLLLRGVGKAVHVPSFEERYGMRMAVIAGTTLIKGIGRLLKADVIENERFTGSKDTDLELKVKTAISSLETHDFVLLHIKAPDEFGHDGDFERKREFIEKIDSAIKPLTELDFSEVCLALLADHTTPVTVKDHTADPVPVTIVCEGVRSDDVERYSEFQAYKGGLCRIRGQDLMNIILDLIGKSKKYGA, encoded by the coding sequence ATGAAGGTTCTCATGCTGATAGTGGATGGGATGGCAGACAGGAGTGTGGGCGGAAGAACGCCCCTCGATTCTGCCAGAACCCCAAACCTCGATTTTCTGGCGAGGAAGGGCATAAACGGAATAATGGACACAATTGCTCCCGGAATCAGACCGGGAAGCGACACAGCCCACCTCTCGATCCTCGGTTACGATCCGTTCAGGTACTACACAGGCAGAGGGCCGATAGAGGCGTGCGGGGCTGGAATAGAGGTCAGGCCGGGAGACATAGCGTTCAGGGTCAACTTCGGAACGGTTGAGGGGACGGGAAGTGTGTTCGACAAGGTCGTGGTCGACAGGAGGGCAGGGAGGATTCAGGACAAGCAGGTTCTGGTGGATGCGGTGAACAGGGAGGTCAAGATAGAGGGGGTGGAGTTCGTTCTCGGAAACGCAAGCGGTCACAGGGCTGCGCTCGTGTTCAGGGGAGAGAACCTCTCGGACAGGATAACCGACAGCGATCCGAAGAAGATTGGGGAGAAGGTGAAAAGAGTCAAGGCGCTGGACAGCGAGGCAGAGTTCACTGCGAGGGTGGTGAACGAGTTCATAGAGAAGAGTCACGAGGTTCTCGATTCACATCCCTTCAACGAGGAGAGGGCCAAGAAAGGTCTCCTGAAGGCCAACGTCCTCCTGCTCAGGGGTGTCGGGAAAGCCGTGCACGTTCCGAGCTTCGAGGAGAGGTACGGCATGAGAATGGCTGTCATCGCTGGCACAACGCTGATAAAGGGAATCGGGAGGCTTCTGAAGGCAGACGTAATAGAGAACGAGAGGTTCACGGGCAGTAAGGACACCGATCTGGAGCTGAAGGTCAAGACGGCCATCAGCAGCCTCGAAACCCACGACTTCGTGCTGCTCCACATAAAGGCCCCGGACGAGTTCGGGCACGACGGAGATTTTGAGAGAAAGAGGGAGTTCATCGAGAAGATAGACTCGGCCATAAAGCCCTTGACCGAGCTTGACTTTTCAGAGGTGTGCCTCGCACTTCTTGCGGACCACACCACCCCCGTCACGGTGAAGGATCACACCGCAGACCCTGTTCCGGTGACGATCGTGTGCGAGGGCGTGAGGAGCGATGATGTGGAGCGTTACAGCGAGTTTCAGGCGTACAAGGGCGGCCTGTGCAGGATAAGGGGGCAGGATCTGATGAACATAATCCTCGACCTGATAGGTAAATCTAAAAAGTATGGGGCGTAG
- a CDS encoding radical SAM/SPASM domain-containing protein: protein MRYLRLAERVLLRKFGEGLYAYNASTDELYEFDDEAFNFLLSCDGSGIEVDNDLLDLLLSEGLVELKNDRKENSFVEQEEPSLRYMLLSVTLRCNLRCRHCYVRQRDAFMDFHTFSSAVDQFHGIGGLKLIVSGGEPLLHPHIWEFLEHARKRPFRVVLLTNGYLVDREKASRLSELVDEVQVSLDGLEGHRKLRGAGWERVVKSIEMLAENLDVSVSTMVTRYNLQEFDRLEKILEDIGVRRWTVDVPTAEKDIIPSMDEVAEVLGRYGFGDLGHVSDGKFACGAHYCEVNPDGSVVKCGFFEESVGNVVSDGLGRCWEEMKRRFIWRLEELACDCEFLEECKGGCRYRALVYSGHLFACDPVMCFAYGVRCYGK, encoded by the coding sequence TTGCGGTATCTCAGGCTTGCAGAAAGAGTTCTGCTTAGGAAGTTTGGAGAGGGGCTCTACGCCTACAACGCATCTACAGACGAGCTCTACGAGTTCGACGATGAGGCCTTCAATTTTTTATTGAGCTGTGACGGCAGCGGGATTGAGGTTGATAACGATCTTCTCGATCTTCTTCTTTCTGAGGGACTTGTTGAGCTGAAAAATGACAGGAAGGAGAACTCTTTTGTGGAGCAGGAGGAGCCGTCGCTGAGGTACATGCTTCTGAGCGTAACCCTAAGGTGCAACCTCAGGTGCCGGCACTGCTACGTGAGGCAGAGGGACGCTTTCATGGACTTTCACACGTTCTCTTCTGCCGTGGATCAGTTCCACGGGATTGGAGGACTGAAGCTGATTGTCTCGGGAGGAGAGCCGCTCCTTCACCCGCACATCTGGGAGTTTCTCGAGCACGCGAGAAAAAGGCCCTTCAGGGTAGTCCTCCTGACAAACGGCTATCTTGTTGACAGGGAGAAGGCCAGCAGGCTTTCGGAGCTCGTAGATGAGGTTCAGGTGAGCCTTGACGGTCTGGAGGGGCACAGAAAGCTGAGGGGGGCTGGATGGGAAAGGGTGGTGAAGAGCATAGAGATGCTCGCTGAGAATCTGGACGTCTCGGTCTCGACGATGGTCACGAGGTACAACCTGCAGGAGTTTGACAGGCTTGAAAAGATACTTGAGGACATTGGGGTGAGGAGGTGGACTGTGGACGTTCCGACAGCGGAAAAGGACATCATTCCATCAATGGATGAGGTTGCGGAGGTCCTCGGCAGGTACGGCTTTGGAGATCTCGGGCACGTGAGCGATGGCAAATTTGCCTGCGGAGCCCACTACTGCGAGGTAAATCCGGATGGGAGTGTTGTTAAGTGCGGGTTCTTCGAGGAGTCTGTGGGGAATGTGGTCTCTGATGGTCTGGGGCGATGCTGGGAGGAGATGAAAAGGAGGTTCATCTGGAGGCTCGAGGAGCTTGCATGCGACTGCGAGTTTCTGGAGGAGTGCAAGGGAGGGTGCAGGTACAGGGCTCTCGTTTACTCGGGCCACCTCTTCGCCTGCGACCCGGTCATGTGCTTTGCCTATGGCGTCAGGTGTTACGGGAAATGA
- a CDS encoding DUF2095 family protein, producing MFPNIYREIEGDILPSVLDHLERCRSVEEAHEIIDYFLKKGEITEEHAEFLKSSKIVLESVIGSRGHGEYTKRGLR from the coding sequence ATGTTCCCGAACATATACCGGGAGATTGAGGGAGACATACTCCCCTCAGTCCTCGACCACCTTGAGAGGTGCAGGAGCGTAGAGGAAGCTCACGAGATCATAGACTACTTCCTCAAGAAGGGTGAGATCACTGAGGAGCATGCCGAGTTTCTCAAGAGCAGCAAAATCGTGCTCGAGAGCGTTATCGGCTCGAGGGGGCATGGGGAGTACACCAAGAGGGGGTTGAGATGA
- a CDS encoding AAA family ATPase, with protein sequence MKIIAFVGLPLSGKTTASKIAEEMGIPVVVMGDVVREEVRRRGLELTDENAGRVASELREKEGMDAIAKRCVPLIREKLGEKGIVVVDGIRGIAEVERFREEFGDDFVLINVEAPIEVRFERALRRKRDDDVKTLEDLRRRDERELSWNMGEAIRLADITIENVGDIEEFREKVREIIRHFVPRVEVEVETDVHPTEDVEKVKKTVLNLFPDASIEVEESKLLARTTNLSRFRELLRMQRILDTARSEMISGRRGKSVVVYLNKQTAYVSRINFADEDAILSPLKVTFRLYDVDFERFLDYLTPETRDGRPVKEVDRL encoded by the coding sequence ATGAAGATCATCGCTTTCGTTGGGCTCCCGCTCAGCGGCAAGACCACCGCCTCTAAGATAGCGGAGGAGATGGGGATCCCTGTTGTAGTGATGGGAGATGTCGTCAGGGAGGAGGTCAGGAGGAGAGGGCTCGAGCTCACAGACGAAAATGCTGGCAGAGTTGCGAGTGAGCTGAGAGAAAAGGAGGGAATGGACGCGATTGCGAAGAGATGCGTTCCACTGATAAGGGAGAAGCTCGGGGAGAAAGGGATAGTGGTCGTTGACGGTATCAGGGGGATAGCAGAGGTTGAGAGGTTCAGGGAGGAGTTCGGCGACGACTTCGTGCTCATAAACGTTGAGGCGCCAATTGAGGTGAGGTTCGAGAGGGCGCTCAGGAGAAAGAGGGATGATGACGTCAAAACACTCGAGGACCTCAGGAGAAGGGATGAGAGGGAGCTGTCGTGGAACATGGGGGAGGCGATACGGCTGGCCGACATCACCATAGAGAACGTGGGCGACATCGAGGAGTTCAGGGAGAAGGTGAGGGAGATAATAAGGCACTTCGTGCCGAGGGTCGAGGTTGAAGTCGAGACGGATGTGCATCCAACCGAAGACGTCGAGAAGGTAAAAAAAACGGTTCTGAACCTCTTTCCTGATGCATCAATAGAGGTCGAGGAGAGCAAGCTGTTAGCGAGAACCACGAACCTCTCAAGGTTCAGGGAGCTTCTGAGGATGCAGAGGATACTCGACACGGCGAGGAGCGAGATGATCTCCGGGAGAAGGGGAAAGTCGGTGGTTGTGTACCTGAACAAGCAGACCGCTTACGTCTCAAGGATAAACTTCGCCGATGAGGATGCGATCCTCTCCCCGCTCAAGGTCACGTTCAGGCTGTACGACGTTGACTTCGAGAGGTTTCTCGACTACCTCACACCGGAGACGAGGGACGGCAGGCCCGTGAAAGAGGTAGATAGGCTTTGA
- a CDS encoding phosphate-starvation-inducible PsiE family protein, which translates to MWSLRFDYLNRVYDVAIFLMSIVVIVLIGIKMFTIVIQLPEAIFNYTAYSFDTLITEILTFFVLIELAKAFTEYLEFKRVRLHIMAELASIFVLRELLITLYKQNFTWETLFGFAALILALGIVRTVAVRYNPRREHR; encoded by the coding sequence ATGTGGAGCCTCAGATTCGACTACCTGAACAGGGTCTACGATGTCGCCATATTCCTGATGAGCATCGTCGTCATCGTGCTCATTGGGATAAAGATGTTCACAATCGTTATCCAGCTGCCGGAGGCGATATTCAACTACACGGCCTACAGCTTTGACACCCTCATCACCGAGATCCTGACGTTTTTCGTGCTGATAGAGCTTGCCAAGGCGTTTACAGAGTACCTCGAGTTCAAGAGGGTCAGGCTACACATAATGGCGGAGCTCGCGTCAATATTCGTTCTAAGAGAGCTGCTAATAACGCTCTACAAGCAGAACTTCACGTGGGAAACCCTGTTCGGCTTCGCGGCCCTCATACTGGCCCTCGGAATCGTCAGAACAGTGGCGGTGAGGTACAACCCGAGGAGAGAGCACAGATAG